One genomic segment of Bacteroidota bacterium includes these proteins:
- a CDS encoding ABC transporter permease, whose translation MNTAFFIAKKLIFSSSKQGQFSKPIIRIANIAVALGLAVMIITVSIVTGFQQAIRDKVAGFGAHVQITNFDDNNSGEPLPIASNQAFLEDLKKHPNIKSIQPFIVKNGIIKTQDEIEGVVLKGVDSSYNWNFLQTNLTEGRLPNISSDSISKDILISKIVASRLHLKIGDKLFIYFVTQKKDYENSDSAIVQYEQRIRDFKICGIFDTGLEDFDKKSVWVDIQQLQKINYWPPNQIAGFEILLHTIENLNPTADYISTEIGPLYSSKTIQQANPTIFSWLDLQDMNAIIVIALMIIVASINMIATLLILILEQTNLIGILKAIGAKNFTIRKIFLYHALYILFVGILAGNILGIGLCFLQQKFEFLTLAKETYYLSVVPINIDFVSIGLLNLLIVICCILFLIIPSYIISKISPIKSIKFE comes from the coding sequence TTGAATACAGCATTCTTCATAGCTAAGAAATTAATTTTCTCTTCATCCAAACAAGGGCAATTTTCTAAACCTATTATTCGTATTGCCAATATAGCTGTAGCACTAGGACTGGCAGTAATGATTATTACCGTTTCTATTGTTACCGGTTTTCAGCAAGCCATACGTGATAAGGTTGCCGGATTTGGAGCACATGTGCAAATAACAAATTTTGACGACAATAATTCCGGAGAGCCGCTCCCAATTGCTAGCAATCAAGCATTTTTAGAGGATTTGAAAAAACACCCTAACATCAAAAGCATTCAGCCTTTTATTGTAAAAAATGGAATTATTAAAACACAAGATGAAATAGAAGGTGTTGTTTTAAAAGGAGTAGACTCGTCTTACAACTGGAATTTTCTGCAAACCAATTTAACAGAAGGCAGATTACCCAATATTAGCAGCGATAGTATTTCAAAAGATATTCTAATTTCTAAAATTGTTGCGTCTCGACTACATCTTAAAATTGGAGATAAGTTGTTTATCTATTTTGTTACTCAAAAAAAAGATTACGAAAATTCCGATTCCGCTATTGTGCAATACGAGCAACGAATTCGAGATTTTAAAATTTGTGGCATTTTTGATACCGGTTTAGAAGACTTTGATAAAAAATCGGTTTGGGTTGATATACAACAACTGCAAAAAATAAATTACTGGCCGCCCAATCAGATTGCAGGCTTTGAAATACTGCTGCATACAATTGAAAATTTAAACCCTACCGCAGATTATATAAGTACAGAAATAGGACCTTTGTATTCTTCAAAAACAATTCAGCAAGCAAACCCAACAATATTTTCATGGCTAGACCTTCAAGACATGAATGCCATTATTGTAATAGCTCTCATGATAATTGTAGCCAGCATTAATATGATTGCCACGTTGCTTATACTTATACTCGAGCAAACCAATTTAATTGGTATTTTAAAAGCTATTGGAGCAAAAAATTTTACTATTCGAAAAATTTTTCTGTATCACGCTTTATACATTTTATTTGTTGGGATTTTGGCGGGAAACATTTTGGGTATTGGATTGTGTTTTCTGCAACAAAAATTTGAATTTTTAACCCTTGCTAAAGAAACCTATTATTTATCAGTTGTGCCTATAAATATTGACTTTGTATCTATTGGACTGCTAAATTTATTGATTGTAATTTGTTGCATACTTTTTCTAATTATCCCATCCTACATCATATCTAAAATATCGCCTATCAAATCTATAAAGTTTGAATAA
- a CDS encoding gliding motility-associated C-terminal domain-containing protein, with protein sequence MFIKQHLRLVVFFLLLINSLVYRSSIAATQTNSLTITASKTNLCNGGSTSYKAITKGAYNGNISYKWYFPGGSPSFSTLKNPSVSYSTSGSYPVKLVVTAKNITDSISYNSFITVKSPIAAMSATVALPVCVVSSQMLEPSVTGGFGSYKYSWNTGATTKAVSNLKQGTYSLVVTDANNCSTQTSVMLKAAGDLTVTVTTTSLSCSGGNNAIACVNASGGVGPYSYTWSTGETTQCISGLGPGTYSVSVIDGGANCHIPAVAVILPVSTLGLSLTTNSVVCFSQSNGSVSANPSGGSGGYTYVWSNLATSSTISGVPIGVYSVTVNDGGGCSAIATSTVNGPTQLNSTIWANTVACGAAVTTASVAVSGGVGSYTYNWSNGATGNPINNAPVGVVSVTVLDANSCSITKSVTVTSNSQITVNITTTSVSCNGGSTGNASVQASGGSGNYTYVWSNLSTGASITNILAGVYSVTVDDGSGCVIFASASVAEPIALSALISATNIGCTGSGTGAALATVSGGSGSYTYLWSTNATLQQVNNLTVGTYSVVVTDGNLCSISNTVSITQNSALTASVTSVNANCNQADGSALVIVSGGSGAYTYLWSNAQFNAQATSLVAGLYTVTVTEGVNCLVQATVNVSNNSGVSAQLVSTNSVSCYSGTNGSIEVVGTGGSIPYQYSWNTSSNNPQLSALSAGVYTCTVKDNQGCVDFISVTISEPPLLTTTINSTSVTCNGGSDGTADVFVLGGTPSYSYQWSNGFSLLQIAGLTTGTYSVIIADANGCTSTSTVLISEPPLLTVTISGNSMVCSGQQTSISATASGGSPTYMYSWNNSFTGQNLQLTVTGLTTLTVVAIDNNGCTAFSTSVIDNFSVTPVSFTANDTSGCPEHCVVFSIVNAFAQNVNWDFGDGNTSALNNPTHCYSASGAYAVSLTLIDANGCAATQTKNNYIQVVGKPTANFTATPLTTSILDPLVQFTDNSVGAATWLWSFGDGNHSTSTNQNTTFSYDQIGDYNVTLLVANSDGCMDSTTLTISITPDFLLYIPNTFTPNDDGRNDVFLPYGVGVSFEKYVLEIFDRWGNLIWETTQWGEGWDGRANGGADVSQQEVYVYKISAKDVLGYKHSFVGNVNLIK encoded by the coding sequence ATGTTTATAAAGCAACATTTACGCTTAGTTGTCTTTTTTCTGCTATTAATAAATTCACTAGTTTATAGAAGCTCTATTGCTGCAACTCAAACAAATTCATTAACAATTACTGCAAGTAAAACTAATTTGTGCAATGGGGGTTCTACTTCTTACAAAGCCATTACAAAGGGGGCTTATAATGGAAATATTTCTTATAAGTGGTATTTTCCGGGAGGTTCTCCTTCTTTTTCTACATTAAAGAATCCCTCAGTTTCTTATAGCACAAGTGGCAGTTATCCTGTAAAGCTTGTTGTCACTGCAAAAAATATTACTGATTCAATTTCTTACAATTCGTTTATAACCGTAAAGTCACCCATTGCTGCCATGTCAGCAACTGTTGCTTTGCCAGTTTGCGTTGTAAGTTCACAAATGCTTGAGCCTTCTGTAACTGGTGGTTTCGGTTCTTATAAATATAGTTGGAATACAGGTGCTACTACAAAAGCAGTAAGTAATCTAAAACAAGGGACTTATTCTTTGGTAGTAACAGATGCAAATAATTGCTCCACACAAACCTCTGTAATGCTAAAAGCAGCAGGCGATTTAACGGTAACGGTTACAACCACCAGTTTGTCGTGCAGCGGTGGAAATAATGCAATAGCCTGTGTTAATGCAAGTGGTGGAGTTGGTCCTTATTCTTATACCTGGAGTACAGGAGAAACAACACAATGTATTAGTGGGCTTGGGCCTGGCACTTATTCTGTTAGTGTAATTGATGGGGGCGCAAATTGTCATATCCCTGCTGTTGCGGTAATTTTACCCGTAAGTACGTTGGGGCTATCGCTTACAACTAATTCGGTAGTTTGTTTTAGTCAAAGTAATGGTTCGGTTTCTGCAAATCCTTCCGGAGGAAGTGGTGGATATACCTATGTTTGGAGCAATCTAGCTACGAGTTCAACTATTAGTGGAGTTCCAATAGGTGTTTATTCTGTAACCGTTAACGATGGAGGTGGTTGTAGTGCCATAGCTACAAGTACTGTCAATGGACCTACTCAACTTAATTCTACAATTTGGGCAAATACAGTAGCTTGTGGAGCTGCCGTCACAACCGCATCTGTTGCTGTTTCTGGAGGTGTTGGCTCTTATACATACAACTGGAGTAATGGTGCTACTGGTAATCCGATAAATAATGCCCCTGTTGGTGTTGTATCCGTTACAGTGCTAGATGCGAATAGTTGTAGTATTACAAAATCTGTAACGGTTACATCAAATTCACAAATAACAGTTAACATAACCACTACAAGTGTTTCTTGTAATGGTGGTAGTACCGGAAATGCCTCTGTTCAAGCATCCGGAGGAAGTGGCAACTATACGTATGTTTGGAGTAATTTATCTACAGGTGCATCCATTACTAATATTTTAGCCGGAGTTTATTCTGTAACAGTTGATGATGGTAGTGGATGTGTAATTTTTGCTAGTGCATCTGTTGCAGAGCCTATCGCTTTAAGTGCACTAATTTCGGCTACCAATATTGGTTGTACAGGCTCAGGCACTGGTGCAGCGTTGGCTACTGTTAGCGGTGGCTCAGGTAGCTACACCTATTTGTGGAGCACCAACGCTACTTTACAACAAGTAAATAATTTAACTGTGGGTACTTACTCTGTAGTTGTAACAGATGGTAATCTTTGTTCGATTTCTAATACAGTTTCCATAACCCAAAATAGTGCGCTAACTGCAAGTGTAACTTCTGTAAATGCAAATTGCAATCAAGCGGATGGCTCTGCGCTGGTTATAGTATCTGGAGGTTCAGGAGCATATACATATTTGTGGAGTAATGCACAATTCAATGCACAAGCTACCTCATTAGTAGCGGGTCTTTACACTGTAACAGTTACCGAAGGTGTTAATTGTTTGGTTCAAGCCACCGTTAATGTGTCAAATAATTCAGGCGTTTCAGCACAACTTGTTTCTACTAATTCTGTTTCATGTTACAGTGGTACAAATGGTAGCATAGAGGTTGTGGGCACCGGTGGAAGTATTCCGTATCAATATTCGTGGAACACCTCCTCGAATAATCCGCAGCTGTCGGCACTATCCGCAGGGGTTTATACTTGTACGGTAAAAGATAATCAGGGTTGTGTCGATTTTATTTCTGTTACAATTTCTGAACCACCCTTGTTAACAACTACTATCAATTCAACATCTGTTACCTGTAATGGAGGTTCTGACGGAACAGCGGATGTCTTTGTGTTGGGCGGAACTCCTTCATACTCTTATCAATGGAGCAACGGTTTTTCGCTCTTGCAAATAGCTGGTTTAACAACAGGAACATACTCCGTAATTATTGCTGATGCCAATGGATGTACAAGTACATCTACAGTGTTGATTTCTGAGCCACCGCTTTTGACGGTAACTATCTCGGGAAATAGTATGGTATGCAGCGGGCAACAGACAAGCATTTCTGCAACGGCATCAGGAGGAAGCCCTACTTATATGTATAGTTGGAATAATTCATTCACAGGGCAAAATTTACAGCTAACTGTAACAGGCCTAACAACACTTACTGTTGTAGCAATTGATAATAACGGGTGTACTGCTTTTTCAACAAGTGTGATAGATAATTTTTCTGTAACACCGGTTTCTTTTACAGCTAACGATACCAGCGGATGTCCGGAACATTGTGTTGTTTTTTCTATTGTAAACGCTTTTGCTCAAAATGTGAATTGGGATTTTGGAGATGGCAATACTTCTGCTTTGAACAATCCAACACACTGTTACTCTGCCTCAGGCGCATACGCTGTTTCGCTTACTTTAATTGATGCAAACGGATGCGCTGCTACACAAACGAAAAATAATTATATACAAGTTGTTGGAAAGCCTACCGCCAATTTTACTGCAACTCCTTTAACGACAAGTATTTTAGATCCACTTGTTCAATTTACAGATAATAGTGTTGGTGCTGCTACCTGGTTGTGGAGCTTTGGGGATGGGAATCATTCTACTTCTACAAATCAGAATACTACTTTTTCGTACGATCAAATTGGAGATTATAATGTAACACTGCTTGTTGCAAACTCCGATGGTTGTATGGATAGTACAACCTTAACGATTTCTATAACGCCAGATTTTTTGTTGTACATTCCCAATACCTTTACTCCGAATGATGACGGTAGAAACGATGTTTTTTTACCTTACGGTGTAGGAGTAAGTTTTGAAAAATATGTTTTGGAAATATTTGATAGGTGGGGCAATTTGATTTGGGAAACTACTCAGTGGGGCGAAGGCTGGGATGGAAGAGCTAACGGAGGAGCAGATGTTTCGCAACAAGAAGTGTACGTGTATAAAATATCAGCGAAAGATGTTTTGGGCTACAAGCATTCATTTGTAGGAAATGTAAATCTTATAAAATAG
- a CDS encoding DUF1343 domain-containing protein has translation MRILISKKRFLFLLLAQLNILVFAQQRKTVTEILSGADNTESYLQLIRNSAVAIVTNQTGVIGNKTHIVDSLLTRGINVKKIFAPEHGFRGVADAGEHLKSGKDKRTGLPIVSLYGKNYKPNAADLQDVDVVLFDIQDVGARFYTYISTLHYVMEACAENNKQLIVLDRPNPNGFYIDGPVLEEKNKSFVGMHPVPIVYGMTIGEYAKMINGEEWLANKMKCNLIVIPLTNYSHSDLYELPIKPSPNLPNNTAIYLYPSLALFEGTNVSVGRGTNFPFQVVGKPGLKKMKFSFTPISTQGAKEPMHKNIKCYGYDLRSDTTAVSSRKINLFWLMESYKLSVEKEKYFNNYFNSLAGNATLKQQVIDGVSEENIRKSWEGDLQKFKQIRKKYLLYDDFKE, from the coding sequence ATGCGCATTCTAATTTCAAAGAAGAGATTTCTTTTTTTATTACTAGCTCAATTAAATATTCTTGTTTTTGCACAACAGCGTAAAACAGTTACAGAAATTTTATCCGGAGCAGATAATACCGAATCGTATTTACAACTAATTCGCAATTCGGCTGTAGCCATTGTTACTAATCAAACCGGAGTAATTGGAAATAAAACCCATATAGTAGATAGTTTACTTACAAGAGGGATTAATGTAAAAAAAATATTTGCTCCGGAACACGGATTCCGGGGTGTAGCAGATGCCGGAGAGCATTTAAAAAGTGGAAAGGATAAGCGCACCGGACTTCCAATTGTTTCTTTATACGGGAAAAACTACAAACCTAATGCAGCAGATTTACAGGATGTAGATGTGGTTTTGTTTGACATACAAGATGTCGGAGCTCGATTTTATACCTATATCTCCACATTACACTATGTTATGGAGGCATGTGCCGAAAACAATAAGCAACTTATTGTATTAGACAGACCAAACCCGAATGGTTTTTATATTGATGGTCCTGTGTTGGAAGAAAAGAATAAATCGTTTGTTGGCATGCATCCGGTACCTATTGTTTATGGTATGACAATTGGAGAATATGCCAAAATGATTAATGGCGAAGAATGGCTGGCAAATAAAATGAAATGTAATTTGATAGTCATACCACTCACTAATTATTCTCATTCCGATTTATATGAACTGCCCATAAAGCCCTCTCCTAATTTGCCAAATAATACTGCAATTTATTTATATCCCTCATTGGCTCTGTTTGAAGGTACTAATGTAAGTGTTGGTCGTGGTACAAACTTTCCATTTCAAGTAGTTGGTAAACCGGGTTTAAAGAAAATGAAATTTAGCTTTACTCCGATTTCTACCCAAGGAGCAAAAGAACCCATGCATAAAAACATAAAATGCTACGGGTATGATTTACGTAGCGATACAACTGCTGTAAGCTCAAGAAAAATAAATTTATTTTGGTTGATGGAAAGCTACAAGTTAAGCGTAGAAAAGGAAAAATATTTTAATAATTATTTTAATTCTTTAGCAGGAAACGCAACTTTAAAGCAACAAGTAATAGATGGAGTATCCGAAGAGAATATAAGAAAATCGTGGGAGGGAGATCTGCAAAAATTCAAACAAATACGAAAAAAGTATTTGTTGTATGATGATTTTAAGGAGTAA